A region of Pseudomonas marginalis DNA encodes the following proteins:
- a CDS encoding LysR family transcriptional regulator, translating to MNKLELLRTFVRVTELSSFTGASESLGLPRSTVSEHVQALEELLGARLLQRTTRKVQATQDGRVLYERSKDLLAHMEELEGLFRQDEAQLAGRIRVDMPNMMARDLILPRLPQFMDAHPLIELEISTTDRQVDLLAEGFDCVLRVGAQPDQSVVARLLCSMPMINCASATYLQRYGVPRTLADLADHHLVHYVRPLGSRSAGFEYVQGNKVLRVPMAGRVTVNSTDGYKSACLGGFGIIQVPALGMGDELASGELVAVLPDYPAPPLDVSLLYAGQRHLPLRVRVFMDWLATILHSQL from the coding sequence ATGAACAAACTGGAGCTGCTGCGCACCTTCGTGCGCGTTACCGAGCTGTCGAGTTTCACCGGTGCCAGCGAGAGCCTGGGCCTGCCGCGCTCCACGGTGTCGGAGCATGTGCAGGCGCTGGAGGAACTGCTCGGCGCCCGCCTGTTACAGCGCACCACGCGCAAGGTGCAGGCCACCCAGGATGGCCGCGTGCTGTATGAGCGCAGCAAGGATTTGCTCGCGCACATGGAGGAGTTGGAGGGGCTGTTTCGCCAGGACGAAGCGCAACTGGCCGGGCGGATTCGGGTGGACATGCCCAACATGATGGCGCGGGACTTGATCCTGCCGCGTCTGCCGCAATTCATGGACGCGCATCCGCTGATCGAACTGGAGATCAGCACCACCGACCGCCAGGTCGACCTGCTCGCCGAAGGCTTCGATTGCGTGCTGCGCGTGGGCGCGCAGCCGGACCAGAGCGTGGTGGCGCGGCTGCTGTGCAGCATGCCGATGATCAACTGCGCGAGCGCCACCTACCTGCAACGCTACGGCGTGCCCCGGACACTGGCCGACCTGGCCGACCATCACCTGGTGCATTACGTGCGGCCGTTGGGTTCACGTTCGGCGGGGTTTGAATACGTGCAGGGCAACAAGGTGCTGCGCGTCCCCATGGCCGGTCGGGTCACGGTCAACAGCACCGATGGCTACAAGTCGGCCTGCCTGGGCGGTTTCGGGATTATTCAGGTGCCGGCCCTGGGCATGGGTGACGAATTGGCCAGCGGGGAGCTGGTGGCGGTCCTGCCGGACTATCCGGCCCCGCCGCTGGATGTGTCCCTGCTCTACGCCGGTCAGCGGCATCTACCCCTGCGGGTGCGGGTGTTCATGGATTGGCTGGCGACCATTCTGCATTCGCAGCTTTAA
- a CDS encoding SDR family NAD(P)-dependent oxidoreductase, with the protein MTRKIALITGASRGLGKNAALHLAAQGVDIIGTYHSKADEAQALVAQIEQLGGRAAMLKLDVSQSATFADFVGEVAGVLKDVFAQDRFDFLINNAGIGIHASFAETTEAQFDQLVAIQFKGPFFLTQQLLPLIRDGGRIVNISSGLARFSLPGYAAYAAMKGAMEVLTRYQAKELGGRGISVNILAPGAIETDFGGGAVRDNANLNAMVASNTALGRAGLPDDIGGAIASLLADGSAWITGQRIEASGGMFL; encoded by the coding sequence ATGACCCGTAAAATCGCATTGATCACCGGCGCCAGCCGTGGCCTGGGCAAAAACGCCGCGCTGCACCTGGCGGCACAAGGCGTCGACATCATTGGCACTTACCACAGCAAGGCCGATGAAGCGCAGGCATTGGTCGCACAGATCGAACAACTGGGCGGCCGTGCCGCGATGCTGAAACTGGACGTGAGCCAGAGCGCGACGTTCGCTGATTTCGTCGGTGAGGTTGCTGGCGTACTCAAGGACGTTTTCGCACAGGACCGCTTCGATTTTCTGATCAACAACGCCGGTATCGGCATTCACGCCAGCTTCGCCGAGACCACCGAAGCGCAGTTCGATCAATTGGTGGCGATCCAATTCAAGGGTCCGTTTTTCCTGACCCAACAGCTGTTGCCGTTGATCCGCGACGGCGGGCGCATCGTCAATATTTCCAGTGGCCTGGCGCGCTTCAGCCTGCCCGGCTACGCCGCTTACGCCGCCATGAAAGGCGCGATGGAAGTGCTGACCCGCTACCAGGCCAAAGAGCTGGGCGGCCGTGGCATCAGCGTCAACATCCTGGCCCCCGGCGCCATTGAAACCGACTTCGGCGGTGGTGCCGTGCGCGACAACGCCAACCTCAACGCCATGGTCGCCAGCAATACCGCCTTGGGCCGCGCCGGGTTACCGGACGATATCGGCGGCGCGATTGCCAGCCTGCTCGCCGACGGTAGTGCCTGGATCACCGGCCAACGTATCGAGGCGTCGGGCGGCATGTTTCTGTAG
- a CDS encoding multidrug/biocide efflux PACE transporter, translated as MNPTKSITERVCQAIGFEALALLICTPLLAWIMDKPALEMGMVTLAISLLALAWNVIFNGLFDRLKARLQLASNGWTRVLHALMFEGGLILVCVPLIAAWLNISLVQAFILDIGVLLFFLPYTYVYHWGYDVLRDKLLQKHAARRLDTLAGDPGTTVGEQAGNRAADIVR; from the coding sequence ATGAACCCTACCAAGTCGATTACTGAACGCGTTTGCCAGGCCATTGGTTTCGAAGCCCTGGCGTTGTTGATCTGCACCCCGTTGCTGGCGTGGATCATGGACAAGCCTGCCTTGGAGATGGGCATGGTCACCCTGGCGATCAGCCTGTTGGCGCTGGCCTGGAACGTGATTTTCAACGGCCTGTTCGACCGCCTCAAGGCGCGCCTGCAACTGGCCAGCAACGGCTGGACCCGCGTGCTGCATGCCTTGATGTTTGAAGGTGGGTTGATCCTGGTGTGTGTGCCGCTGATTGCCGCCTGGCTGAACATCAGCTTGGTGCAGGCGTTTATCCTCGACATAGGCGTACTGCTGTTTTTCCTGCCGTACACCTATGTGTATCACTGGGGGTATGACGTACTGCGTGACAAGCTCCTACAGAAACATGCCGCCCGACGCCTCGATACGTTGGCCGGTGATCCAGGCACTACCGTCGGCGAGCAGGCTGGCAATCGCGCCGCCGATATCGTCCGGTAA
- a CDS encoding LysR family transcriptional regulator produces the protein MASNEVLQAFVQAATQGSFSAAARKLGKSQSTVSAAVASLEIDLDVVLFDRSSRKPTLTPAGHVLLQRAEQVLEASSRLELAASQLAQGLEPKLSIAMSDTYQSDRFEVALSAFEQRYPDLELECLIAECEDLIALVQSGRAQIAFIEHQEEYPPDLTRAPVDERTEIALFVSPKHPLAGLDTLTAHALQQHRELRLASIINPNETRANGRVWSAPSYLMLLEMAQLGFGWAPIPRWLVERFGGGKLVELKARGWPRSVAVDALWSRHHPPGPAGSWLLGKMLE, from the coding sequence ATGGCTTCTAACGAAGTGCTGCAGGCGTTTGTGCAGGCGGCCACCCAAGGCTCGTTTTCGGCGGCGGCGCGCAAGCTCGGCAAGAGCCAGTCCACCGTCAGCGCGGCCGTGGCGAGCCTGGAGATTGACCTGGATGTGGTGCTGTTCGATCGCAGCAGCCGCAAGCCGACGCTGACGCCGGCGGGCCATGTGTTGCTGCAACGCGCCGAGCAGGTGCTGGAGGCCAGCAGCCGGCTGGAATTGGCGGCGAGCCAGTTGGCCCAGGGGTTGGAGCCGAAGCTGAGTATCGCCATGTCCGATACCTACCAGTCCGACCGTTTCGAAGTCGCCCTCAGCGCCTTTGAACAGCGCTACCCGGACCTGGAGCTGGAATGCCTGATCGCCGAGTGCGAAGACCTGATCGCCCTGGTCCAAAGCGGCCGCGCGCAGATTGCGTTTATTGAACACCAGGAAGAGTATCCGCCTGACCTGACCCGCGCGCCCGTGGACGAACGCACCGAAATCGCCCTGTTCGTGTCACCGAAGCATCCGCTGGCGGGCCTCGATACCCTCACTGCGCACGCCCTGCAACAGCACCGCGAATTGCGCCTGGCAAGCATCATCAACCCGAACGAAACCCGCGCCAACGGCCGTGTCTGGTCGGCCCCCAGTTACCTGATGCTGTTGGAGATGGCGCAGTTGGGTTTCGGCTGGGCCCCGATTCCGCGCTGGCTGGTGGAACGCTTTGGTGGCGGGAAACTGGTCGAACTCAAGGCACGCGGTTGGCCGCGTTCGGTGGCGGTGGATGCACTGTGGTCACGGCACCATCCGCCAGGGCCGGCGGGGAGTTGGTTGCTGGGGAAGATGTTGGAGTGA
- a CDS encoding RNA polymerase sigma factor encodes MTPPIEAIYRSESRRVLATLIRLLGDFDLAEEALHEAFFVAVERWPQEGVPDNPRAWLVSTGRFKAIDRLRRQARFTPLLQAQADALEAADWSVEDVEDDRLRLIFTCCHPALAADAQAALTLREICDLTTEEIARAFLATPTTIAQRIVRAKGKIREAKIPYQVPSLAELPERLDSVLRVIYLVFNEGYSASMGADLTREDLTREAIRLGRLLLELLPEPEVMGLLALMLLHESRRAARTSASGELVLLDEQDRSRWDASLMAEGCALVERALTQRGFGPYCLQAAIAAVHAEAPSAGETDWLQIIGLYDVLLSAAPSPVIELNRAVAVAMGEGPLAGLQLVEGILARGELLDYHLAHSARGEFCRQLGRVEEARAAYEKALSLTQQIPEKRFLKHRLAELNLPKQ; translated from the coding sequence TTGACGCCTCCCATCGAGGCGATCTACCGCAGTGAGTCCCGGCGCGTCCTCGCCACCCTGATCCGCCTGCTGGGGGATTTCGACCTCGCCGAAGAAGCCTTGCACGAGGCGTTCTTCGTCGCGGTCGAGCGCTGGCCGCAAGAGGGCGTGCCGGACAACCCACGGGCCTGGCTGGTGTCGACCGGACGCTTCAAGGCCATCGACCGTTTACGCCGACAGGCCCGCTTTACCCCGTTATTGCAGGCGCAGGCCGACGCCCTGGAAGCCGCTGACTGGAGCGTTGAGGACGTGGAAGACGACCGCCTGCGCCTGATCTTCACCTGCTGCCACCCAGCGTTGGCGGCCGACGCCCAGGCGGCGCTGACCTTGCGTGAGATCTGCGACCTCACCACCGAAGAAATCGCCCGCGCCTTTCTGGCCACCCCGACCACCATCGCCCAACGCATCGTGCGGGCCAAGGGCAAGATTCGCGAGGCCAAAATCCCTTATCAAGTGCCGTCACTTGCCGAGCTGCCCGAGCGCCTGGACAGCGTGCTGCGCGTGATTTACCTGGTCTTCAACGAAGGCTATTCGGCGTCCATGGGCGCGGACCTCACGCGCGAGGACCTGACCCGCGAAGCGATTCGCCTCGGCCGCCTGCTCCTGGAATTGCTGCCGGAACCGGAAGTGATGGGCCTGCTGGCGCTGATGCTGTTGCACGAATCCCGCCGCGCGGCGCGCACCTCGGCCAGCGGCGAGCTGGTGTTGTTGGATGAACAGGATCGTTCGCGGTGGGACGCGTCGCTGATGGCTGAAGGTTGCGCGCTGGTGGAACGGGCACTGACCCAGCGGGGTTTTGGTCCGTATTGCCTGCAGGCGGCGATTGCGGCGGTACATGCCGAGGCACCCAGCGCCGGGGAAACGGATTGGCTGCAGATTATCGGGCTCTACGATGTGTTGCTCAGTGCCGCGCCGTCGCCGGTGATCGAGTTGAACCGCGCCGTGGCGGTGGCCATGGGCGAAGGGCCGTTGGCGGGGTTGCAGTTGGTGGAAGGTATTCTGGCGCGCGGCGAGTTGCTGGATTACCACCTGGCGCATTCGGCGCGGGGCGAGTTTTGCCGGCAATTGGGGCGGGTGGAAGAGGCCCGGGCAGCCTACGAAAAAGCCTTGTCGCTGACCCAGCAGATCCCGGAAAAACGCTTCCTCAAACACCGCCTGGCCGAACTCAATCTCCCCAAGCAATGA
- a CDS encoding SRPBCC family protein, with protein MPTQPAEFELSISRVIDAPRSRVFRAWTEPALLQQWWGPHGMTTPECEMNLWVGGLFRTLMRAPDGSEYPTQGVFLEIVAPRRLVFTDAYTPGWIPSGKPFMTAEVTLQEVEGSKTLYTARAMHWSAEDKQAHEAMGFHDGWGQSLDRLVTLVTQGMRD; from the coding sequence ATGCCTACGCAACCTGCCGAATTTGAACTGTCCATCAGCCGCGTGATCGATGCGCCGCGCAGCCGGGTGTTCCGCGCCTGGACCGAACCCGCGTTGTTGCAACAATGGTGGGGCCCCCATGGCATGACCACCCCCGAGTGCGAAATGAACCTGTGGGTCGGAGGGCTGTTTCGCACCCTGATGCGCGCGCCGGATGGCAGCGAGTACCCGACCCAAGGCGTGTTCCTGGAGATTGTCGCCCCTCGGCGCCTGGTGTTTACCGACGCCTATACGCCGGGCTGGATCCCTTCGGGCAAACCGTTCATGACCGCCGAAGTGACGCTGCAGGAAGTCGAGGGTAGCAAGACCCTCTACACCGCTCGCGCCATGCACTGGAGCGCCGAAGACAAGCAGGCCCACGAAGCCATGGGCTTTCACGACGGCTGGGGTCAGAGCCTGGACCGCCTGGTGACGCTGGTGACCCAGGGCATGCGCGATTGA
- a CDS encoding YciI family protein — protein sequence MKYLCLIYSNEQVLHTSPDSPADPECLAYAQSIQKSGRMLAAEPLESVTTATTVRMRNGKVSITDGPFAETKEQLAGFYLIEARDLNEAIQVAGGIPAARVGSVEVRPVRQLNL from the coding sequence ATGAAATACCTCTGCCTGATCTACAGCAACGAACAGGTGCTGCACACCTCGCCGGACAGCCCCGCAGACCCGGAGTGTCTTGCCTATGCGCAGTCCATCCAAAAAAGTGGCCGTATGCTCGCCGCCGAGCCGCTGGAGTCGGTAACCACCGCCACCACGGTGCGCATGCGCAATGGCAAGGTGTCGATCACCGACGGGCCGTTTGCCGAAACCAAGGAACAGCTCGCCGGGTTCTACCTGATCGAGGCGCGCGACTTGAATGAAGCGATCCAGGTGGCCGGTGGCATTCCGGCCGCCCGGGTCGGCAGTGTGGAAGTGCGCCCCGTTCGCCAATTGAATCTCTGA
- a CDS encoding YybH family protein, with product MSTAINTLIEQWKQAVLSRNIDKIVSYYADDIVSFDAVTALQFKGKAAYRAHWEACMEHCPGPGIFEFHELRIVESQDSAFAHWLAHCGGAGPDGEVKACWMRVTAGYQRFNGDWKVVHEHWSAPFDMASGTALFDLKP from the coding sequence ATGAGTACCGCTATCAACACCCTGATCGAGCAATGGAAGCAAGCCGTGCTTTCCCGGAATATCGATAAAATTGTCAGCTATTACGCCGACGATATCGTCTCGTTCGACGCCGTGACCGCCCTGCAGTTCAAAGGCAAGGCAGCCTACCGTGCGCACTGGGAGGCCTGCATGGAGCACTGCCCCGGCCCGGGCATTTTCGAGTTCCACGAACTGCGTATCGTCGAGTCCCAGGACAGCGCATTCGCCCACTGGCTCGCCCACTGCGGCGGCGCCGGACCGGACGGTGAAGTGAAGGCCTGCTGGATGCGGGTGACCGCCGGCTACCAACGCTTCAACGGTGACTGGAAGGTGGTGCATGAGCACTGGTCGGCGCCGTTCGACATGGCAAGTGGCACGGCATTGTTCGACCTGAAACCTTGA
- a CDS encoding GNAT family N-acetyltransferase — protein MQTRLVAYETLNTVQQQHVSAIEVHPEQLPFCGDMYCALNSLLAKPSPGVKGFALLADDSPVAFLLLKRPPCLPHWADEHSATLHALQVDRQQQGRGFGKACLQALPAAALQAWPQIKALELSVDTHNVAAMGLYLGAGWVDSGEAYKGRGGYERRLRWVLGRSGLDLL, from the coding sequence ATGCAAACCCGCCTTGTCGCCTACGAAACGCTGAATACCGTGCAACAACAGCATGTCAGCGCCATCGAAGTTCACCCTGAACAGCTGCCGTTTTGCGGCGACATGTATTGCGCCCTCAATTCGCTCCTGGCCAAGCCCAGCCCCGGCGTCAAAGGCTTTGCCCTGCTGGCCGACGACAGTCCGGTAGCCTTCCTCCTGCTTAAACGCCCGCCCTGCCTGCCCCACTGGGCCGATGAACACAGCGCAACGCTGCATGCGTTGCAGGTGGATCGGCAGCAGCAAGGGCGTGGATTCGGCAAGGCCTGTTTGCAAGCCTTGCCGGCGGCGGCATTGCAGGCGTGGCCGCAGATCAAGGCGCTGGAGTTGTCGGTGGACACGCACAATGTGGCGGCGATGGGGTTGTATCTGGGCGCAGGATGGGTGGACAGCGGGGAGGCGTATAAGGGGCGGGGTGGGTATGAGCGGAGGTTGAGGTGGGTGTTGGGTCGAAGCGGTCTTGACTTACTTTAA
- a CDS encoding helix-turn-helix domain-containing protein, with translation MDTSVITQRLGSQIRAMRLNRGYKQADLAKLAGVTRQKLIEVEQGSLSVSMNAYARVIAALGSEFKLVPVTMPTLEELEDLFND, from the coding sequence ATGGACACTTCGGTTATCACTCAGCGACTGGGCAGCCAAATTCGCGCCATGCGACTTAACCGTGGCTATAAACAAGCGGATCTGGCGAAACTTGCAGGGGTTACCCGGCAGAAGCTGATAGAAGTCGAACAAGGCAGCCTCTCGGTCTCAATGAATGCCTATGCCCGAGTGATCGCCGCCTTGGGCAGCGAATTCAAATTAGTGCCTGTGACCATGCCGACCCTGGAGGAACTGGAGGACTTGTTCAATGATTAG
- a CDS encoding type II toxin-antitoxin system HipA family toxin, with product MISPHLRVHTPQGKSGSVLMSANDYLFRYGENLRAQTAVSLTMPVRAEEYRRRELHPIFQMNLPEGYVLEQLRNRLAKTVKVDPMLLLALSGSSAPIGRVFVSSDQVNDLILRNSPPSSGENLNEILAWDGAEDLFLELVDRYILRAGISGVQPKVLVPEKPQASAQKFTSKTNDLIIKSGRDEFPGLAINEYLCMSIARDAGLPVPPFYLSQNHKLFIMRRFDRDEQLNPLGFEDMTTLMGLSAEQKYTKSYAAIAKAVRVFCAPEHQRSSLDQLFDSVALSCIVGNGDAHLKNFGVLYSDPLKSDTRLAPVYDIVNTTAYLPEDSLALDLSGNKSLFAARLGILEFARTCEIENPEARIQALLQTLEAVLKREDDYCRLAPDVAKAIRQSAQGYQLSFGG from the coding sequence ATGATTAGCCCCCATTTACGCGTTCATACCCCTCAAGGTAAAAGCGGCAGCGTGTTGATGAGTGCCAACGACTATTTGTTCCGCTACGGCGAAAACCTGCGGGCACAAACCGCAGTCAGCCTGACGATGCCCGTTCGCGCCGAAGAATATCGCCGCCGAGAACTTCACCCCATCTTCCAGATGAACCTGCCGGAAGGCTACGTTCTGGAGCAATTGCGCAATCGCCTCGCCAAGACGGTCAAGGTCGATCCGATGTTGTTGCTGGCACTCTCGGGCAGCAGTGCACCGATTGGTAGGGTGTTCGTGTCTTCGGATCAAGTAAACGACCTGATCCTGCGCAACAGCCCTCCCTCCAGCGGAGAAAACCTCAACGAAATTCTCGCCTGGGACGGCGCGGAGGATCTGTTCCTGGAACTGGTGGATCGCTACATCCTGCGAGCAGGTATTTCTGGCGTGCAGCCCAAAGTACTGGTGCCGGAAAAACCGCAGGCATCCGCGCAGAAATTCACGTCGAAAACCAACGACCTGATTATCAAAAGCGGGCGCGATGAGTTTCCGGGGTTGGCCATCAATGAGTACCTGTGCATGTCCATCGCCCGGGATGCAGGCTTGCCGGTGCCACCTTTTTACCTGTCGCAGAATCATAAGCTGTTCATCATGCGGCGCTTTGATCGGGACGAGCAGCTCAACCCGCTGGGTTTCGAAGACATGACCACCTTGATGGGTCTCTCTGCGGAGCAGAAGTACACCAAGAGTTACGCAGCGATCGCCAAGGCCGTACGCGTGTTCTGCGCCCCAGAACATCAACGCAGCTCGCTCGATCAATTGTTCGACAGCGTGGCACTGAGCTGCATAGTGGGTAATGGCGACGCTCACTTGAAGAACTTCGGCGTGCTCTATAGCGACCCGCTGAAATCGGATACCCGGCTGGCACCGGTATACGACATTGTGAACACCACCGCCTATCTCCCTGAGGACTCACTGGCACTTGACCTGTCCGGCAACAAATCATTGTTTGCTGCACGCCTGGGCATCCTGGAATTTGCAAGAACCTGCGAAATTGAAAATCCCGAAGCGCGCATTCAGGCACTCCTTCAAACCCTGGAAGCCGTGCTCAAGCGCGAAGACGATTACTGCCGGTTGGCCCCTGATGTAGCGAAAGCCATACGTCAATCTGCGCAGGGCTATCAACTCAGCTTTGGTGGCTGA
- a CDS encoding GyrI-like domain-containing protein, whose translation MDQQTKQPLEPRMEDGKALVIAGVQGRYSKATVGDIPKLWSVFDESVKHIKKRVGGVTYGVCHNPSHGEFDYMAGVEVPSQSDVPSNFECVELPAHHYAVFPHYGPVQALEQTYERIMFEWLPHSGYKVAGADFERYSADFDGRKGTGTVEVWLPVEHK comes from the coding sequence ATGGACCAGCAGACAAAACAACCGTTAGAGCCACGCATGGAAGACGGCAAGGCCCTGGTGATCGCCGGGGTGCAAGGGCGTTATTCGAAGGCTACCGTGGGGGATATCCCCAAGTTGTGGAGTGTGTTCGACGAAAGCGTAAAACACATCAAGAAACGCGTCGGCGGAGTGACCTACGGCGTTTGCCATAACCCCAGCCACGGTGAATTCGATTACATGGCCGGGGTGGAAGTACCGTCCCAAAGCGATGTGCCGAGCAACTTCGAGTGCGTCGAACTGCCTGCTCACCACTACGCCGTGTTCCCGCACTATGGCCCGGTGCAGGCACTGGAGCAGACCTACGAGCGCATCATGTTCGAGTGGTTGCCGCACTCGGGCTACAAGGTGGCGGGGGCGGATTTCGAGCGGTACAGCGCGGATTTTGATGGGCGCAAGGGGACGGGGACGGTGGAGGTCTGGTTGCCCGTGGAACACAAGTAA
- the alaC gene encoding alanine transaminase, with product MADLGSPRRFARIDRLPPYVFNITAELKMAARRRGEDIIDLSMGNPDGATPPHIVEKMVTVAQREDTHGYSTSKGIPRLRRAISRWYKDRYAVDIDPETEAIVTIGSKEGLAHLMLATLDQGDTVLVPNPSYPIHIYGAVIAGAQVRSVPLVPGVDFFAELERAIRGSIPKPKMMILGFPSNPTAQCVELDFFERVIALAKQYDVLVVHDLAYADIVYDGWKAPSIMQVPGAKDIAVEFFTLSKSYNMAGWRIGFMVGNPELVNALARIKSYHDYGTFTPLQVAAIAALEGDQQCVKDIAEQYRQRRNVLVKGLHELGWMVENPKASMYVWAKIPEAYAAMGSLEFAKKLLLEAKVCVSPGIGFGEYGDDHVRFALIENQDRIRQAVRGIRGMFRADGLVAKA from the coding sequence ATGGCAGACCTTGGTTCGCCGCGCCGCTTTGCGCGCATAGATCGACTCCCCCCTTACGTTTTCAATATCACTGCCGAGCTGAAGATGGCTGCGCGTCGGCGCGGCGAAGACATCATCGACTTGAGCATGGGTAACCCCGACGGCGCCACGCCTCCCCATATCGTGGAGAAGATGGTTACCGTCGCCCAGCGTGAAGACACCCACGGCTATTCCACCTCCAAAGGCATTCCACGTCTGCGCCGGGCAATTTCGCGCTGGTACAAGGATCGCTACGCAGTCGACATCGACCCCGAGACCGAAGCCATCGTGACCATCGGTTCCAAGGAAGGCCTGGCGCATCTGATGCTGGCCACCCTGGACCAGGGCGACACGGTGCTGGTGCCCAACCCGAGCTACCCGATTCATATCTACGGTGCCGTGATTGCCGGCGCCCAGGTGCGTTCGGTGCCGCTGGTGCCTGGCGTGGACTTCTTCGCCGAACTGGAACGGGCGATCCGTGGGTCGATCCCCAAGCCGAAGATGATGATCCTCGGCTTCCCGTCCAACCCGACCGCGCAGTGCGTGGAGCTGGATTTCTTCGAACGGGTGATCGCCCTGGCCAAGCAGTACGACGTGCTGGTGGTGCATGACCTGGCCTACGCCGACATTGTCTACGACGGCTGGAAAGCCCCGTCGATCATGCAGGTGCCGGGCGCCAAGGACATTGCGGTGGAGTTTTTCACCCTGTCCAAGAGCTACAACATGGCCGGCTGGCGCATCGGTTTCATGGTGGGCAACCCGGAACTGGTCAATGCCCTGGCGCGGATCAAGAGCTACCACGACTATGGCACCTTCACCCCGCTGCAAGTGGCGGCGATCGCCGCACTGGAAGGCGACCAACAGTGCGTGAAGGACATCGCCGAGCAGTACCGCCAGCGCCGCAATGTGCTGGTCAAGGGCCTGCATGAGCTGGGCTGGATGGTGGAGAACCCCAAGGCGTCGATGTACGTCTGGGCGAAGATTCCCGAGGCGTATGCCGCCATGGGTTCACTGGAATTCGCCAAGAAGCTGCTGCTGGAAGCGAAGGTCTGTGTGTCGCCGGGGATTGGGTTTGGCGAGTATGGGGATGATCATGTGCGCTTCGCGCTGATCGAGAACCAGGACCGGATTCGCCAGGCGGTGCGCGGGATTCGCGGGATGTTCCGGGCGGATGGGCTGGTTGCTAAAGCCTGA
- a CDS encoding GntP family permease, with translation MFGMSHESYLLLDAVVTIIGLIVLITRFKVHPFIALIIAAGFLGLTSGMPVDKIIKAFQDGFGGVLGFVGIILALGTMLGKMMAESGGADQIAQTLIRAFGKDKVQWAMMFAAFLVGIPLFFEIGFVLLIPLVFIVARRTGVSLIKIGIPLLAGLSAVHGLVPPHPGPLLAIGVFGADIGKTILYGLIVALPTAIIAGPIFGTFIAKYIPGNPSQELVDQLAREPENKNLPSFSITLVTVLLPVFLMLLKTFADIAFAEGNVVRNWMDMIGHPITALLLALLLSLYTFGSRQGIHSKQILKLLDASLAPTAAIILIIGAGGGFKQMLVTSGVGDVIGHMAVNAQINPILLAWLVAAVIRVATGSATVATITGAGIVVPVVGMIPGVNRELLVLATGAGSLILSHVNDAGFWLVKQYFNMTVAETFKTWTAMETILSVVALIFIMLLSLVV, from the coding sequence ATGTTTGGCATGTCCCACGAGTCGTACCTGCTGTTAGATGCAGTCGTTACCATCATCGGGCTGATCGTCTTGATCACCCGCTTCAAGGTTCACCCATTTATTGCGCTGATCATCGCGGCCGGCTTCCTTGGCCTGACCTCGGGCATGCCGGTGGACAAGATCATCAAGGCGTTCCAGGACGGTTTCGGCGGGGTGCTTGGCTTTGTCGGCATCATCCTCGCGCTGGGCACCATGCTCGGCAAGATGATGGCCGAATCCGGCGGTGCCGATCAGATCGCCCAGACCCTGATCCGCGCCTTTGGCAAGGACAAGGTCCAGTGGGCCATGATGTTCGCCGCATTCCTGGTGGGCATTCCGTTGTTCTTCGAGATCGGCTTTGTACTGCTGATCCCGCTGGTGTTTATCGTTGCGCGCCGCACCGGCGTGTCGCTGATCAAGATCGGCATCCCGCTGCTCGCCGGCCTCTCGGCAGTCCACGGCCTGGTGCCGCCGCACCCGGGCCCGCTGCTGGCCATCGGTGTGTTTGGCGCCGACATCGGCAAGACCATCCTGTACGGCCTGATCGTCGCGCTGCCGACGGCCATCATCGCTGGCCCGATCTTCGGTACGTTTATCGCCAAGTACATTCCGGGCAACCCGTCCCAGGAACTGGTCGATCAACTGGCCCGCGAGCCTGAGAACAAAAACCTGCCGAGCTTCAGTATCACCCTGGTCACCGTGCTGCTGCCGGTGTTCCTGATGCTGCTCAAAACCTTCGCCGACATCGCCTTTGCCGAAGGCAACGTGGTGCGCAACTGGATGGACATGATCGGTCACCCGATCACCGCCTTGCTGCTGGCGTTGCTGCTGTCGCTGTACACCTTTGGCAGCCGCCAGGGCATCCATTCCAAGCAGATCCTCAAGCTGCTCGACGCCAGCCTTGCGCCGACCGCCGCGATCATCCTGATCATCGGTGCCGGTGGTGGCTTCAAGCAGATGCTGGTGACCAGCGGCGTGGGTGACGTGATCGGCCACATGGCGGTAAACGCACAGATCAACCCGATCCTGCTGGCGTGGCTGGTGGCGGCGGTGATTCGTGTGGCGACCGGTTCGGCCACCGTGGCGACCATTACCGGCGCGGGCATCGTAGTGCCGGTGGTGGGGATGATTCCCGGAGTTAACCGTGAGCTGCTGGTGTTGGCGACGGGGGCGGGTTCGTTGATCCTGTCGCACGTCAACGATGCGGGGTTCTGGCTGGTGAAGCAGTACTTCAACATGACCGTGGCCGAGACCTTCAAGACCTGGACGGCGATGGAAACCATCCTGTCCGTTGTGGCACTGATCTTTATCATGTTGCTGTCGTTGGTGGTCTAA